Genomic segment of Salvia hispanica cultivar TCC Black 2014 chromosome 2, UniMelb_Shisp_WGS_1.0, whole genome shotgun sequence:
ACGAGTGGAGCACCCGTCCGGAAGCCGCATCGGCGGAATCGGAGATAGATCTCAGCGTCGATTCGTACCAGTGAGTGTGCGTGGGGTAGACCGAGGGCTTCGCGTCGCGCTGGACGCGAACGATGAAGGTTTTGCGATACTCCGGCGGATTGAGCGCGGAGGAGGCGGTGAAAAGGAGCGAGATTAGGAGAGAGAGTGTAGAGAGAGGAGAAATCGCCATTGGAGGTCCGGATTCATGCAGTGGTTTCAATTGTGTGAGGATTTATGGGGTTGGGAATTTTGGAGAAGGTGACCACACTGTGAGCTGGATGACTGCACTCTCTAATGATGGATATTTTGAATCAACGGCTGAGATTCAAATTGGGATTTAATCgtcattatataattaatcgAACAATTTAATCTATGAAAATGAATTATCACAACACTTTATCAAAACATATCTCATTATTAATGATTTACTCCCACCATccaattaaatatgcaatgtTTGCTTTttgacacaagattttatatagtgttgtttgtgagttaatgaagagagagtaaagtaagagataagaaaaagtagagagagtattgtttccaattttagaaacgtttcatttttaatgggacagacttaaaaagaaaaacgtttcatttctaatgggacagatggaatattaatttgttaaaagGTGGAGGGGAGTCTGAGATCGGATactcaaatattttactagTCACATGCTAATGTGGAAAACTTCATATTTGTATAGCTCATAAGGTCATTCATAATGGGGAGGACGATGATTGTGGCATCATGGACAACGGCTTTCATATTTGTATAGCTCATAAGGTCATTCATAATGGGGAGGACGATGATTGTGGCATCGCGGACGATGGCTAAGCCATCGTCCGCGCCCGATCGATCGTTCGTGGACGAAGCGCGGACGATGCACACgcattttcagtttttttttagttttaatcaattttcaaaacctatatataccctcacttttcatttctttcactctcaaattcacactacattttctacatatcaaacaaaatgaatcacGGCGATTACTCAAGTCCGAATTAAGTAAATGTAGGATTTGCCTTAttaaaattgtgttgtttttatttgcataaattatataaatataaaataaaagtaaaatgcttagggcgggATATAGTCCGCCTCATTACAGGTGGAAGGGGTGAAGGATAAAATGCTAATATGGCAGTGTATAGAACGGGCCTTAGGACGGACTATAATCCGCCTTAGGGTGGATATGCCAATGTGAATTACTATCAATTGTTTAATTGAATGCTTTGTATAGCTTATaatgtgaattaattatttaattgaatgcATCTACTCTTCTTTATCCAAGAATAGATTTATGGGGGACAAACAATTCATTTCGGCGGTTAGTTCACTGTCAATTTTTGGGCTAAATTAAGTGATGCATAAATCTATTCCTAAATCCCATATGTATGAATTTGGTAACTTGATGGTGAAATGTATCAATTTATATTGCGAAAGGTACAATcttgtaataatatttaattactatatcattttagtttattctacATTATCGTGTGATTTATTGTGAAAGGGACGAGCCATGTTATCACATGAGAATTACACTTTTAGGCAAAGCTAATTTGTTAtcttgtagtagtaatataatataagtactttaagaaatgaaaatttacaaaaataaaataatatgcataAGGAGGCTAAATTTTAGTACTAATTGATTGTCACGTGTGCTGCAATAGTTGTTGAGTGAAACAAGACATATTCGTTTGTCGTTTAATTCCAGCAATTAAAGCATAGTCCTTTTAAACTATGGACTTCCTCCCAACCCACTAaccaaaagaataaaaataaataaataaataaaataataataataataataataataataataataataataataataataataataatataattacatataGATAGATTTCGATTTTATTTAGCCTATTTTTACATTAGCTTCAAAAttcagtttttatttattttaatattgttcaaaaatgtgatgaaatatcaaatttgaCACATCAAGCATTAGATGATATtctattaattcattttaatatgtCTCAGATTATTTGTGGTTTGTGTAGAGTCAAAAAAGAGGAtacaaccaaaaaaattgataaaatgaaaatggggCCCAAgttaaaaaagtgaaagttTCAAATCAAACAGTTGCAATTTGTATGTAAGTTGTTATTGttattcttgtttttatacaatatgattaaaataagcaaaattgCATAAGCTAAAATTTGGGAAATGAACATGAAAAGCCTCTctaatgtttatttatttggttttgGTGTTACACAACTTAAACTCGTAAATAAATAGGCTCTATTTTTATGCCTACATTTGTTCAgctttaaaaaatcatttattgGCTTTGTAAAGGGCAAAATTATTGATGGAAAGGTAaaagttgaattttgaaggggaacataaaaatgaaaggtaGTTGCTGTCTAATTATGAAAGGAaacatattttcctttttatttttatgcttGAATTCTCAAGTTctcaataattcaaattttgaatgcTTAATCCCAATTATAATGAGTAATTTTGagggtaaaaaaaattgaagtagaTCCTTGGAGTTGTCGTTGAATCCATATGCAATACCGGCCCAATACTTTTAGTTaaggtttaattttatttttcatccttTATTAATCGTCACACTCAGTGGCGGATCCATGATTCATAAACGAAGGGGgcgaaatatatattagtaggtTAGTTTAGGgcgaaaataataattttttccgATTTTTGGGACGACGTCGGGGCAAACGGAGGGGGCTAACATGGTAATTTTATGTTCGGATAAGAGGAAATTAGTCGCACGGAGGGGCgcatattcaaaaatataattatgaaaatgagACTAacatatgttttcttttttaaggATAAAAGttatggcaaaaaaaaaggaaaaaagtacAGCTACAGTATAATATTCACGGGATGCCTAAGTTACAaaaactttgttttttttccaccaataataactaaatagtactactccactaagtataaaaaaaatatagtgatatattttaccaaaatatataaagatagtcagccataaaaaaaataggagcATTTGTAGATTACACTCCCCCACTGATATAAATTCCAATTACTACGAAAACAAAAAActgaattgaaatttaataactgtataaataaacaacattgaaatcaaatttaatctGAATATGATAAATCCACTTGATGCGCACATCAATATTAATCTAAGTAcatttctacttttatattgtGTTAAAtcttgattaaaaaataattatattaaatcatgaatctttatattaatgtgataTAGTGTTGAAGAGTATATAGATGGAATGTCGTGCAAATATatactagtttaattaaaaaaaatgtggggGAAATATGATGTGGAGGTGTTTGGACACGTTTGGTTTCTCGTGTGTCAGGAAGACTTGTTGTCGTCTCTAACGCTGAATTTCTTCACCGTAAAATAGACCCCAAACATGCCCTTATAAtctttgtttaattattagaaaaagttatttggacataataatagaagtctcatttcatttttattgtggAACACTTCATAAAGAATAAGTagttttcacattttattaattttttaaattaatatttctccacatttttcaaaatttgtattgaaaaaaataagactttTATTTGTGGATGAAGGGAGTCTCTCTTatcaatttgatttctttttattgatgttttgagaaagtaataataaatagttaaaatggagagaacGTAAAGTAAAAAggagaataatgtaaaatagaGTTTTCTCTATGTTATTAtgtttcttactttactttctctccatttaaattatttattagtatcattttctCTAAACACATGCTGAAAAGCCGTCAATAAGCTGGGATGAGTATGATCTCCAAAATATTCTGATTTTTAGATTATGAATTTGGAATCATGTCAATTTTTGTACACAAATGAATAtgcttaaaaaatatttgactgTTATTGGCTATTGCAGTGGAAATATACTTTTTGGTCACCCTTTACAGTTACAAGCACcaagaaaaatgattatttatattcaaaatgtcATCATATTACCATAGTGAaagttaaaacaataaaataaaccaaatttGACTGacattaaaacaataaaaatcattAGATATAAAGATGAAGGCAATGTTGTTACCTAAAATACATTGaagtataaaacaaatactattATGCTTGAACTATTGTATGAGAAGAAACACAGATAGCTTTtgtgtctgatttatttaaaaacaaaaatataaacctCAAGTTATGATGGGTCTTGCCAAGTAAATGGGGGATGGATATAGTCAAATatagaattttcattttttatttccatagaCAGACTAGAGGTGGgacttacataaattaaagccTTGATTTAATAGTGTGGGGACTTATATTATGGGAATATAGATCGATAAAGATATAACTTTGAAGGCCTCTTAAAGTAGgatttcaaactcaaactaCAACTTTAATCATTACAATAGTATGCCCTTAAGTTTTTTGAAAGCatgttaataattaaatttatctattttgtttgtgtgtgtcaattttttgaaataaaagtaaagGAAATGTGTTTCCATCCTCCTTTTTAGAGATCCACAATCGTAAAAACTTATGTAAGATTGCTTTCATACTTTCGtagcatatttataatttgttgtaattttataactaaaaataaatacttcgGATTAGTAAGACATTTTTCTTGGCCACGAtaggaaaattgaaaaataaaaattagtgaattaagtaaagacAGAATAAAGATGTAGTAGAGTAGAGTATAAGAGATTAAAAAGATGAACTTTTGCAAAAAGATGGAATTACCCACTTTAGTCGAGACACCCCTAAAAAATACAGTTCAATTACTATGAAATTGAGGAATTATTAGTGTGATTTCAAATACTCCAatgatctagtttttttttcgatAAATCAAAAAAGGCTCGAGCTGGCAAGTAGCGAGCAAAGGTTCAAGACAAGCGGTCAGAAGCCAAGCCGCAAAAATCGAAAAAAGAAGAGTACAACATCTCAGTCAAACACAAACAAATAGTTTAAATGCTAATTATCCAAAGAGCCAAAGAAACGTCACCAGCAACAACTGGTATCAATTTTCACTCAAAAACGTGCACTAGATCGATCGACATCTGTGTTGTTGGGGAGGTTTGGGTAGCCACTTGTACTACAATGATCTAGTATTCGACTCCCTCAAAGTTATAACCATTAATGACATATCTTAGTTATTAATAATAacttttcatctttttctcaACCTTGTGAAATTATAGGAAGTCTATACTAACCCAAAtctttaaaaatgataaaagaaaaaagttcaTTATTTCATATGGAGTACATTATAATACCTTACTTGAAAATTATACTCAGGTACCCACTAGAATAAATACTCCAAATATAAttcaccaaaaaaagaaatcttCCTAACTTAGAGAGTGGTTTCTATCAAGTGCAATTCCAAAAGATAGGTAAATAACATTTTCCATAAAACTACAAAAGCTACAAAATATCTTGGCTCAAAAACcatataattacaaattaagcAACTAATTTGGCTATTATATCCAATTAGCCCCCACAAATTTCCTCTTTGGGAGCACTTCCTACCACCTaaaattttccccaaattaCATTTTCCTCCCCACCATGTATTCAATATTTTGCATTTCACCCCTTTCCGCGGGCCTTCTCTGCAAACTCCGATACTTCTCTGCAGTAAAATGGGAGGCGAAAACACATTTTCTCCACACAAAATAGAGTAGAATGTAATAACCCAAAATATGAGGGGTCATAAAGAATTATGGAAAGACTCAAGAATATCCATTTCCTGATTTGTTCATCCTTTTCTTGTAATTTGAAACACTGCATTGTGGGCATATGTATTCCAGTCCATCTGTCTTGGCataatcctaaaaaaattcaagaaattgtgtgttttaagaaaaatataaccaATAATACCATAAACAATGAGTTTGGTCATTGAGGATTTGAGATGTTACTTTGAAGGCGCCCAAACCGGGGCGTTGGTCGCAGCCGAAATGCGCCCACTCGCCACACAAACCACAGTTGACCCAATCTCCCGGCGCGCTACTGGTGAATGTTTAAAAATGTCGAGCATTAGTGATCGACTCGAGGGTTACACAAAATCCACAATAGCTCTGTGTGCACGTCACAAAGCATTGACAATGCTTGACTCAACagttaaaaaaatgtgtagtGCTTTGTACACAAACGAAGGCCAGTGTGCATATTTTAGAAGAGAAATCGGGGTGAGTTGTGGCGATTGGCggatattttagaaatatcGAGGTTTAGTGATCGACTCAAGGGCAAAAGTCCATAGAAGgcgtgtgtgcgtgtgtgctatgaaaaatcaagaaaggAGAAATAGGGGAACCGTGGAAGAACCTGTGGCATAATAAGCAGCACTCGCCATCCACATCGTCGTGAGCCAATTCGTATTCTAAAAGGTAAGTTTCATAGTGGCGTTTGAGCGTATTTCCAACCCCCTGGTTCAAGAAACGAATGAACACCGAGTTTAAGTAggaaaaaacacataaaagtATCAAAATCAAGAGATCGAGTTTTGGGGCGTACAGTCATTCTATTGGTGACCGTGTGATTGCGCATCTTTGAGAAAACCTGTCCTTTCCAGTTAATGCCGTTCCCGACGTGGAAACCCCCTCGTGTGACAACCTGATCGCGAGACGACAAGCTTCATCAAACTAGCTACTGATTGTTACGATTCTGATCCTTCAATATGCATTACTAGAGAGGAGTCTCACCTCCCGGTACAGGTTAAATAGGTCGAGGCGCTTTGCATTTAGTATGGCATCTGGGAACTCGGCAATGCCCCCTTGAGGGATGAGACGAGTATGCCCTCGAAGGATGAGGAATTGCATCACATCCTTGAGAAACTCCTCCTTCGGAAAACAAGAAGCAGAACGATGAAAACTGCGAAAATCAAAATAGAGACGAATGGCAATATTTACATTGAAGAGCAATTTACCTCAGAGCACACATGCAACGGGCTTCTCCCACAACCGTGCTTCTTTAGAGGGAGAGGATTTAAAGATATGACCTGCTTAGCTAATGAAGTTGAGGTTGATTTCCGGTGGGAGGCTGGTGTCGTCCCAGAATTATGTTTtggcggaggaggaggcaAGTTAGCCTTCACTGGGCCTCCATTGTGCACATCTGCCTCCGAAATTCTAGAAAACGGAAGCATCTTTTGGTGACGAACGTGAGGGATGGGCCTCAAGGCGGCTATCTTGATTCTTCGTCTATGAGTCGTACTTGGGACGGTGACTCCGTTGGATAACACAGGTTcgttctcttctttttttatgaagGTCCCGTTTGCGACGCTGGGGTTTAGTTCGTGGCAAATAGAGGGCCTCTTTCGACTAGGAGGAGGTGGCTTTAACCAGGAAGGAGGGCTTCcgatttttagattattcGAGATACCATTCTCCCCAAGCCTCGAACAGAAAAATAGGAGTCGTTCTGCATCTTCTCTCTCGAATGAAGCTACTGCTAATCCCTGGATGCTGGCAATTCCGAGGGCTACTAAATTACGATACGAAACATCAGGTGCTAGTTGCCTCAAAATCTGAAATCGAAACCAAGAAgcaataagaaaaaaaatgtgtttcGATAAATCAGACGCTGTTATGTATCAAACTGAAAGGATCGATCTCGGAAGACCAGTGGTTGCTAAAATTTAGTACCTGTGAAGCCCAAGACGGGACCTTCATACAGACTTCAAATACTGCTGCTCCACACGCTACCGAGACTGACCTTCGAGGCTCGGATGTGGGTGGTTTGTTTTCATCAGAATTCGGCAGTGCGTGGATCAGCTCACTCTTGTCAATGATTTCACTCTTTATATGATTTTCCAACAGCTGTGAGAATAGGTCGAGTATCGTCCAAATTCAGCCAAACTACATAAATAATGACAAAAACCCGCAAAGCCGGTATTAGCTATCGGAAAAGTTACAACACATCACCTGATCGTCAAAACATGTCTGAGCACTCCCCGATACCAAAAGAGAAATGTGAGCTGAACTACTCGTTGACAGATCACATCGCATTGTCACGACACCCCGAGAAAATGTGCCAGCTTGGAGGGGTGGAGGAAGAGCACTAGAATAAGATACGAGTTTACATTCAGAAACGCATATGAAGCTCGACAATTGCAGGTCTTGCGGCAATCATTAGGTCAAGTTTTCAAGCTATGTTTAAACATAGGTGTATGTGTAACAAAAcaagatgaaaagaaaatcgACAACAAACGAATTTGAAGACAAACTCACCTAACCCGATTGTGGAGTTTGCTCCCTCGCATCTGAATTAGCACAAATAACAAAAGTACACCAAATGAGTACTCAAACAGATCATCAtttcaagaattaaattaccaataaccgaaaaatgagtttttctataatttttctGGAGGATGCTTACTTCGATACTGAGGAGGGCATTCAAACCATCCTCCAACGAACTCAACAAGGAAGCATCctgaaaaaatagtaatcaGTGAGTTCTTagtttttcttctcttttcaAAACGACGCTTggtatgtttaaaattttagtgtCATTACCAAGGAGTTAGCAACTCCGCAGACGAGAAACCTCATTTTGACATCATCGTCGTATATCTTTATCTCAGGAAGGGAACCAGAAGtactttcttcatcttccGCTGCATCCTCAATCATAGGAACGTCGACAGTGATCCTAGGAGGCTCCCCGAAAAGATTAGGGCCCAACTCATCATCGACCTCCATGCCATGAGGGAGGACACAATTATTGCGAAGACAGTAAAGCCGAAAGGAGGCATCAGCTAGTTGAAATGCATCCCATGTATGGCACGATGAGCTAcagtagataaaataaaattgggtCAAGATTTTATGCACGAGAAACCTAGTTTACGTGAATACACCAAAGCTTCAACGCAAACAAAGCATAAGAGGTGGTGGTGTGGAAAACATAATTGAACCATTTAGTTGTcgaaacaaatatatttaccTATGTATTACGGATAATAACGCATTACGAAAATGGCTAGCTGCATAGCACGAAAACGAGCTCTTCCAGTATATTACATAAGCAACGCCCTGCGCAGACAGAGATGGTGAGCTCGAAGCAAACCATTGGTGAATTATTCACAGGCTTCTGCATGCatgtttcttttcttgtcAAAAATTGCAAACATCTACGACAATCGAAGCTACTCCTCTTTGCTTACCTTTGAATGTAGAGACCTGGCCAACTGTTCACCATGTGGAACCTCCAAATAAACCTTCAAAATAAAGGTTTAATTCCAATCAGACTTcgaaataaatttgattatgcAAAGCACGAACAtcagaaataaaaatagacactAAAAACAAGAGATTTGAGTTCCCTACTATAAACTATTCATTGCGGTTAGCCTTTCTCATATTCTAGAAGTCATAATTCTTACGTTAATTATCTCGCTCTCACTCCACAAAATCATCTAAGGAAGCTGAtaagaaaatagaatatacTTTCAACGGGTTTGTCGTAAAATGATAACTCTACCAAATCATATCATGAAACAGTTCGGTTTTCAATACTTCCACTAGCATTATCACTTCTCGGCTGATAATACTACAAAATGCAAAAGACCTAATCTTTAAATAATAGCACTTTCCATGAGTGGTTTCTTGAAATTCTAAATTCACATTTAAAGTCGACCTGTAGGAAATACTCTGAATTCAAATCATTGATCTTAAACTCCTAGGAAAAGTCACAAGCTACAACTAAACAGAAGGTAATAGTAAAAACGTGGAAACATAATGACAACTAGGTCGACAAAGCAACAACATACAGTAGTCGGCATTGTGGAGCTAAAAAGTCCGGAAACAGCTTCGGGAGAGGATAGCTCCACCCCTCCCCACGAGATTGACCCAACTTCCTCATTATCCAGCTGTTTCCCTTGCAAGTAGACGAGATTTGGCTGCCACGAATCAAGAGACTTGCGGAACTCATCTGGTGTCGGATTCTTCAACGTTTGAACCTAACAACACAAACATAACAGATGTAAAACTGCAGCAAACAACATCACATTCGACTACATGAGCTAATGAGCATTGGTTTTGCACCTCCAAACGCCCCGAAGATGCAATTTCCGGG
This window contains:
- the LOC125207294 gene encoding AT-rich interactive domain-containing protein 4-like; amino-acid sequence: MFHTQGALKHTCNLLAVLCSEAAESTRNQDVSEERRRFPFPEIASSGRLEVQTLKNPTPDEFRKSLDSWQPNLVYLQGKQLDNEEVGSISWGGVELSSPEAVSGLFSSTMPTTVYLEVPHGEQLARSLHSKGVAYVIYWKSSFSCYAASHFRNALLSVIHSSSCHTWDAFQLADASFRLYCLRNNCVLPHGMEVDDELGPNLFGEPPRITVDVPMIEDAAEDEESTSGSLPEIKIYDDDVKMRFLVCGVANSLDASLLSSLEDGLNALLSIEMRGSKLHNRVSALPPPLQAGTFSRGVVTMRCDLSTSSSAHISLLVSGSAQTCFDDQLLENHIKSEIIDKSELIHALPNSDENKPPTSEPRRSVSVACGAAVFEVCMKVPSWASQILRQLAPDVSYRNLVALGIASIQGLAVASFEREDAERLLFFCSRLGENGISNNLKIGSPPSWLKPPPPSRKRPSICHELNPSVANGTFIKKEENEPVLSNGVTVPSTTHRRRIKIAALRPIPHVRHQKMLPFSRISEADVHNGGPVKANLPPPPPKHNSGTTPASHRKSTSTSLAKQVISLNPLPLKKHGCGRSPLHVCSEEEFLKDVMQFLILRGHTRLIPQGGIAEFPDAILNAKRLDLFNLYREVVTRGGFHVGNGINWKGQVFSKMRNHTVTNRMTGVGNTLKRHYETYLLEYELAHDDVDGECCLLCHSSAPGDWVNCGLCGEWAHFGCDQRPGLGAFKDYAKTDGLEYICPQCSVSNYKKRMNKSGNGYS